In Solanum pennellii chromosome 7, SPENNV200, the following are encoded in one genomic region:
- the LOC107025350 gene encoding chromatin remodeling protein EBS-like, producing MAKTKPGKKDLDSYSIKGTNKVVRPGDCVLMRPSDSDKPPYVAKVEKLEADHRNNVKVRVRWYYRPEESIGGRRQFHGAKELFLSDHFDVQSAHTIEGKCIVHSFKNYTKLENVAPEDYFCRFEYKAATGGFTPDRVAVYCKCEMPYNPDDLMVQCEGCKDWFHPSCMGMSIDEAKTLEHFLCSDCSSEDETKRPLNSFHVSPPDEAKVESKRRKR from the exons ATGGCTAAGACTAAACCTGGAAAGAAAGACCTTGATTCTTACAGTATCAAGGGCACCAACAAAGTTGTTAGAC CTGGTGATTGTGTATTGATGAGACCATCTGATTCTGATAAACCTCCATACGTGGCAAAAGTAGAGAAGCTAGAGGCTGATCACCGGAATAATGTGAAGGTCAGAGTTAGATGGTATTACCGACCTGAGGAGTCTATTGGTGGTCGCAGACAGTTCCATGGGGCCAAAGAGCTGTTCTTGTCAGATCACTTTGATGTGCAGAGTGCACACACCATTGAAGGGAAGTGCATAGTGCACTCTTTTAAGAACTACACCAAATTGGAGAATGTGGCCCCTGAGGATTATTTTTGCAGGTTCGAGTACAAAGCTGCCACAGGGGGATTTACTCCTGACCGTGTTGCTGT gtATTGTAAGTGTGAGATGCCCTACAACCCTGATGATCTCATGGTACAATGTGAAGGATGCAAAGACTG GTTTCATCCCTCTTGTATGGGTATGTCCATTGATGAAGCAAAGACATTAGAGCATTTCTTGTGTTCTGACTGTTCCTCAGAAGATGAAACCAAACGTCCTTTAAACTCATTTCATGTTTCACCACCTGATGAAGCAAAG
- the LOC107025341 gene encoding serine/threonine protein phosphatase 2A 59 kDa regulatory subunit B' gamma isoform, with protein MIKQILGKLPRKPSKSSSSPNDSSQNEVSPFSSVNSNSNRYGVTDSSSNSKGLGNVGKTLKSTSSGMSELTSNGNHVPVKPNQGKKSVRVNGQVGPPVTNSVLSYEVLPSFRDAPGSEKQNLLIRKLQMCCVLFDFGDLTKNLKEKDVKRQTLLELVDYISAVSSKFNEITMQELTKMVATNLFRTLPSFNHDNGLLDMFDPEEDEPTMEPSWPHLQVVYELLLRFVASSETDAKLAKRYIDHSFVLRLLELFDSEDQREREYLKTILHRVYGKFMVHRPFIRKAINNIFYRFIFETEKHNGIAELLEILGSIINGFALPLKEEHKLFLVRALIPLHKPKCAAMYHQQLMYCITQFVEKDFKLSDIVIRGLLKYWPVTNSSKEVMFLGELEEVLEATQAAEFQRCMVPLFRQIGRCLSSSHFQVAERALFLWNNDHIRNLIVQNREVILPLIFPLLEKNTRGHWNQAVQSLTLNVRKIFSDADQALFDECLEKFKEDEGKDKETQEKRELTWKRLEDVAASNFVSNEAVLVSRLASSVVIASTTN; from the exons ATGattaagcagattttggggaagcTTCCTAGGAAGCCGtcaaaatcatcatcatctcCTAACGATTCGAGTCAGAATGAAGTTTCACCATTCTCATCGGTGAACTCTAATTCCAACCGTTATGGTGTTACTGATAGTAGTAGTAACTCAAAGGGATTGGGAAATGTGGGGAAAACATTAAAGTCAACAAGTTCTGGTATGTCTGAGCTTACTAGTAATGGGAATCATGTCCCGGTGAAGCCGAATCAAGGAAAAAAATCAGTTCGGGTTAATGGACAGGTGGGACCCCCTGTTACGAACTCTGTGTTATCTTATGAGGTTCTACCAAGTTTTCGAGATGCCCCAGGTTCAGAAAAGCAAAATCTTTTGATTAGGAAATTACAAATGTGTTGCGTGCTGTTTGATTTTGGTGACCTGACGAAGAATCTGAAGGAGAAGGATGTCAAGAGGCAGACATTGCTTGAATTAGTTGATTATATTTCAGCTGTGAGTTCCAAGTTTAATGAAATCACAATGCAAGAATTAACGAAAATGGTTGCTACCAATTTGTTTAGGACATTACCTTCGTTTAATCATGACAACGGGCTACTGGATATGTTTGATCCAGAAGAGGATGAGCCCACGATGGAACCCTCGTGGCCTCACCTTCAGGTTGTTTATGAGCTTCTTTTGCGATTTGTGGCTTCATCGGAGACGGATGCTAAGCTTGCAAAAAGATACATTGACCACTCTTTTGTCTTGAGATTGCTTGAACTGTTTGATTCAGAGGACCAACGGGAGCGTGAGTACTTGAAAACAATTCTTCATCGTGTATATGGGAAGTTCATGGTGCATAGGCCATTTATCAGGAAAgccataaataatatattttaccgTTTTATCTTTGAGACTGAGAAGCACAATGGAATTGCAGAATTGCTGGAGATCTTGGGCAGTATAATCAATGGATTTGCTCTGCCTTTAAAGGAAGAGCACAAGCTTTTTCTTGTCCGTGCATTGATTCCCCTTCACAAACCTAAATGCGCAGCCATGTACCACCAACAACTCATGTATTGCATCACACAGTTTGTGGAGAAAGACTTTAAGTTGTCAGACATTGTGATCAGAGGACTTCTGAAGTACTGGCCAGTCACCAATAGTAGCAAGGAGGTCATGTTTCTTGGTGAGTTGGAGGAGGTTCTGGAAGCTACCCAAGCTGCAGAGTTTCAACGGTGCATGGTACCTTTGTTCCGTCAGATCGGTCGTTGTCTCAGCAGCTCTCATTTTCAG GTAGCTGAACGTGCTCTGTTCCTGTGGAATAACGATCACATAAGAAATCTTATCGTTCAGAATCGTGAAGTGATTTTACCCTTAATTTTTCCACTCTTGGAGAAAAACACCCGTGGTCATTGGAACCAAGCTGTTCAAAGTCTGACGTTGAACGTAAGGAAGATCTTTTCAGATGCTGATCAAGCACTGTTTGATGAGTGTTTGGAGAAATTCAAAGAAGATGAGGGAAAAGATAAGGAGACGCAGGAGAAGCGTGAACTGACCTGGAAACGCTTAGAAGATGTAGCAGCATCCAACTTTGTGAGTAATGAAGCTGTGCTCGTCTCAAGACTTGCTTCCTCTGTTGTCATTGCCAGCACCACCAATTAA
- the LOC107025351 gene encoding uncharacterized protein LOC107025351, which translates to MASLITMPALSHLSTNTISLERRNLCASSRRRRGVRAMMTEKPLEELYHVRVERNVTKDRLMELGVQRWSMWKTGKCKLPWDWHVDQLVYIEEGEVRVVPEGSKRFMQFVAGDLVRYPKWFEADLYFNDFYQERYRFQAYGDD; encoded by the coding sequence ATGGCGAGTCTCATAACTATGCCTGCTTTAAGCCACTTATCCACCAACACTATCAGCTTAGAACGAAGAAATTTATGTGCATCCTCCAGGAGACGTCGAGGAGTTAGGGCAATGATGACAGAAAAACCACTGGAGGAGCTGTATCATGTGAGAGTAGAGAGAAATGTGACAAAAGATCGACTAATGGAGCTTGGTGTTCAACGATGGTCAATGTGGAAAACCGGCAAATGCAAGTTACCTTGGGATTGGCATGTAGACCAGTTGGTTTACATTGAAGAAGGTGAGGTAAGGGTTGTACCTGAAGGAAGCAAAAGATTTATGCAGTTTGTAGCAGGAGACCTTGTCCGCTATCCAAAATGGTTTGAAGCTGATCTCTACTTTAATGACTTCTACCAAGAGCGATATAGATTTCAAGCATATGGAGATGACTAG